From the genome of Rickettsiales bacterium, one region includes:
- the yaaA gene encoding peroxide stress protein YaaA, with amino-acid sequence MIILLSPSKTLEEAAPYPAITPTQPQLLEHTQTLAKIMHGKSANDMSALMKISEKLGTLNYDRYQSFQTPFTKDNARPCIFSFKGDVYDGLNIEQFDTDALNKAQQHLRVLSGLYGLLRPFDLMQPYRLEMGTRLQNPRGKNLYEFWGDRITELLNQELEQSGSDTIINLASNEYFKAINTKKLKGKLVTPVFKEIKGNEMKVVGLFAKRARGMMTRHLLTSNNPLESFVEANYRLDDTLSSDAERIFTRAA; translated from the coding sequence ATGATTATTCTACTTTCCCCCAGTAAGACGCTTGAAGAAGCCGCACCCTATCCCGCGATTACGCCGACTCAGCCACAGTTACTGGAACATACGCAAACACTTGCAAAAATTATGCATGGCAAATCAGCCAATGATATGAGCGCGCTGATGAAAATTAGCGAAAAGCTAGGCACCCTAAACTATGATCGCTATCAAAGTTTCCAAACGCCTTTTACAAAGGATAATGCCCGCCCCTGTATTTTCAGCTTCAAAGGTGATGTGTATGACGGCCTCAATATTGAGCAATTTGATACGGACGCGCTTAACAAAGCACAACAGCATCTGCGGGTTTTATCCGGGCTTTACGGCTTACTTCGTCCGTTTGATCTGATGCAGCCCTACCGTTTAGAGATGGGAACCAGACTGCAAAACCCACGCGGCAAGAACCTTTATGAGTTTTGGGGAGATCGCATAACCGAACTTCTTAATCAGGAACTCGAGCAAAGCGGATCGGATACGATTATCAACCTCGCCTCGAACGAATATTTCAAAGCCATCAATACGAAAAAGCTGAAGGGCAAACTCGTCACACCCGTCTTTAAGGAGATAAAAGGCAACGAAATGAAGGTGGTAGGCCTATTTGCAAAACGTGCTCGCGGGATGATGACTCGCCATCTACTCACCTCCAACAACCCTCTAGAAAGCTTTGTG